The Candidatus Saccharimonadales bacterium genome contains the following window.
TTCGACAGCTTCTTTTTTGTGGAGGCCGAGTTCAATCTCACGGTGGCAGTTGGCGCAAACAAGGATACATTTCTTAAGCTCGGCTTCGATTGATACCTATGAACGCGAAAAACCACCACTGTTAATAGCGAATGATTTTAAAAGTGAATCGATATGATGAAAATCCAGAACACCGAGATGTTTATCGATATACAGGATTAGCTCTCTTGCATATATTCGGTGACGGTTATAACAATCTCCTTAACGATCGGGCTGCAGTTTTTGAAGCCAATTAAGTCGAGGCAATCGGTTCCGTATTTTCTCATGACATCACTGACAAGAGCATGTATAAATGACTGCGTTGCACCAGTGACACCCTCGAAATCCAAAATTATTTCTTTTCCATCCTTAACTGCCGGCATGATATTTTTGAGTCTAACATCTCTCGCAACATCCTTATTCTCTGCGAAAGTGCCCGCAATTTTTACTATATGTATGATTTTCATAGTGATAGATTACCCTTTTACATAAACCGAGGTCTTTTATATTTAATTTTCTTTCGCTCTTTCAATGCTTCCGTGTAAGCATTTCGGATAACCGATAGAAGGGTAGTAAGTTCCAGTGTTTGATCTAATGATATATCTATGCCAACAAGGGTTCCTGGAAAATTTGGCGCGCTGTTGGTTTCGGCGTGTCTATCGTTACTAGGGTTAGCGCGCAATCGGGGGAAACCTTTTGTGCGCTTATCGCGTTTCGTTAGTTTATATAAAGCAGTTCCGCTGTACACTACGAAATAATCCCTCGCGACCATTGCCATGGATTTAATAAAGAA
Protein-coding sequences here:
- a CDS encoding STAS-like domain-containing protein, encoding MPAVKDGKEIILDFEGVTGATQSFIHALVSDVMRKYGTDCLDLIGFKNCSPIVKEIVITVTEYMQES